The proteins below come from a single Ictalurus punctatus breed USDA103 chromosome 29, Coco_2.0, whole genome shotgun sequence genomic window:
- the LOC108260675 gene encoding contactin-associated protein-like 2, with protein sequence MSTATQPWHLNGGVGFPFNEERVISGGVNRNSAIIGGIIAVVIFSILCTLVFLIRYMIRHKRTHHTNESKEEEHSESADTAIIGTEPNFTETIDESKKEWFI encoded by the exons ATGTCAACCGCCACTCAACCCTGGCACCTGAATGGAG gTGTTGGTTTCCCTTTCAATGAAGAGAGAGTCATATCAGGTGGTGTGAACAGGAATTCGGCAATCATCGGAG GCATTATTGCTGTGGTGATCTTCAGCATCTTGTGCACTCTGGTGTTCCTGATTCGCTACATGATTCGACACAAGAGAACGCACCACACCAATGAGTCCAAAGAGGAAGAGCACTCCGAGTCAGCTGACACGGCTATCATCGGCACTGAGCCCAATTTCACAGAGACCATCGATGAGAGCAAGAAGGAATGGTTCATCTAA